One window from the genome of Myxococcales bacterium encodes:
- a CDS encoding GNAT family N-acetyltransferase: MQRADVSEPWPPFADQGQAFDALVRQTPDIDVMCSSASWGLAARHAFDPTGVVAAYAEGDAQFVVARSEGRGLTTLEPMELAWGFASPIVGSNVALACELAASTLRSRADWNVCLLGGMPQTGVWQQAVATAFAPFRRELIGTTLRHVASLAGGIDGYLARRSRGLRKQWRRWDAARGDGSLAMVHLTPTPAQADALYDRMLAIEATSWKGQAGSGLTESPMREMYRDLLWRLACRGQARLGFLRRDARDIAYIFGGLLGGTYRGFQFSFDPAFAALSPGGLCQRLTIEAVIAEGATRYDLGGEMAYKRHWAETEQTTLVWLLAAR, from the coding sequence ATGCAACGCGCTGATGTCAGCGAGCCCTGGCCGCCTTTTGCGGACCAGGGCCAGGCCTTTGACGCCTTGGTGCGCCAGACGCCTGACATCGATGTGATGTGCTCATCCGCGTCGTGGGGCCTCGCGGCGCGCCACGCCTTTGATCCAACCGGCGTGGTGGCGGCGTATGCCGAGGGCGACGCCCAGTTCGTCGTGGCGCGCTCAGAGGGGCGCGGCCTGACGACGCTTGAGCCAATGGAGCTGGCGTGGGGCTTTGCGAGCCCGATCGTAGGGTCCAACGTCGCCTTGGCCTGCGAGCTGGCGGCTAGCACGCTGCGATCGCGCGCAGATTGGAACGTCTGCTTGCTTGGCGGTATGCCGCAGACAGGCGTGTGGCAGCAGGCAGTGGCCACGGCGTTCGCGCCCTTTCGCCGCGAGCTCATCGGGACGACGCTGCGCCATGTCGCCTCACTCGCCGGCGGCATCGATGGGTATCTTGCGCGGCGGTCACGCGGCCTGCGCAAGCAATGGCGGCGCTGGGATGCCGCGCGTGGCGATGGCAGTCTTGCCATGGTGCATCTCACGCCAACGCCGGCGCAGGCCGACGCGCTGTACGACCGCATGCTGGCGATTGAGGCCACGAGTTGGAAGGGGCAGGCCGGGAGCGGGCTGACCGAGTCGCCCATGCGCGAGATGTATCGCGACTTGCTCTGGCGGTTGGCCTGCCGTGGCCAGGCGCGGCTTGGATTTTTGCGCCGCGACGCACGCGATATCGCCTATATTTTTGGCGGCCTTTTGGGCGGCACCTACCGCGGGTTTCAGTTTAGTTTTGATCCCGCGTTTGCCGCGCTCTCGCCAGGTGGCCTATGTCAACGCCTTACCATCGAAGCGGTGATCGCGGAAGGTGCGACCCGCTACGACCTAGGCGGCGAGATGGCCTATAAGCGGCACTGGGCCGAAACCGAGCAAACGACGCTAGTGTGGCTGTTGGCGGCGCGTTGA
- the lepA gene encoding elongation factor 4 — MSFPKERIRNFSIIAHIDHGKTTLADRVLDTCGAVTDREKQAQMLDNMDLERERGITIKAQSVQLHYEAKDGLVYQFHLIDTPGHVDFHYEVSRSLAACEGALLVVDAAQGVEAQTLANVYVALDNNLEIIPVLNKIDLPVARPDFVKQQIEETIGIDSSNALLVSAKSGIGIVDMLEAVVARIPPPKGRDEDPLQALIFDSWYDSFRGVVVLIRVISGTIKRGQKLRFWATNQVYDCTMIAVRRPQTTEIDELGAGQVGIIAAQIKDISHARVGDTVTDHERPCAAPLPGFKQVQPMVHAGLFPVEAGDYQPLKDALGKLVLNDGVVTYEPESSAALGFGFRCGFLGLLHMEIIQERLEREFNINLITTAPSVKYEVLLPNGETIKIDNPAHLPDNGKYQSITEPVVTATVHVPQEYVGPIVQLCQSRRGMQKDIHYDSNGRVRVVYELPLGEIVFGFYDKLKTISRGYASLDYEPLGMHEADLVRLDVLVNGERVDALSVISHRDTAYHRGVELCNKMKEVVPRQMFDVAIQAAIGSRIISRVTVKAIRKDVTAKCYGGDISRKRKLLDKQKEGKKRMKSVGSVELPQEAFLVVLKVD; from the coding sequence ATGTCCTTTCCCAAGGAACGGATCCGCAATTTCTCGATCATTGCCCATATTGACCATGGCAAGACGACGTTGGCTGATCGCGTCCTCGACACGTGTGGCGCGGTCACCGATCGCGAAAAGCAGGCGCAGATGCTCGATAACATGGACCTCGAGCGCGAGCGCGGGATCACGATCAAGGCGCAATCGGTACAGCTGCATTACGAGGCCAAGGACGGCCTCGTCTACCAATTTCATCTCATCGACACGCCAGGTCACGTCGACTTTCACTATGAGGTCTCGCGCAGCCTGGCCGCGTGCGAAGGCGCGCTGCTGGTCGTCGACGCGGCGCAGGGCGTCGAGGCGCAGACCCTGGCCAACGTCTATGTCGCGCTCGACAACAACCTCGAAATCATCCCGGTGCTCAACAAGATCGATCTGCCGGTCGCGCGCCCGGATTTCGTCAAGCAGCAAATCGAAGAGACCATCGGCATCGATTCGAGCAACGCGCTCCTCGTGTCGGCTAAATCGGGCATCGGCATCGTCGACATGCTGGAGGCGGTCGTCGCGCGGATTCCGCCCCCCAAGGGGCGCGATGAAGATCCGCTACAGGCCCTTATTTTCGATAGCTGGTACGATTCGTTCCGTGGCGTCGTGGTCTTAATTCGGGTCATCTCGGGCACCATCAAGCGCGGCCAAAAGCTGAGGTTTTGGGCCACCAATCAGGTTTATGACTGCACCATGATCGCGGTGCGGCGGCCGCAAACCACCGAAATCGACGAGCTGGGCGCCGGGCAGGTCGGCATCATCGCGGCGCAGATCAAAGACATCAGCCACGCCCGCGTCGGCGATACCGTCACCGATCACGAACGACCATGCGCGGCGCCGCTGCCTGGGTTTAAGCAAGTTCAGCCCATGGTGCATGCGGGGCTTTTTCCGGTTGAGGCGGGCGACTATCAGCCCCTCAAAGACGCGCTGGGCAAGTTGGTGCTCAACGACGGCGTGGTAACGTACGAACCTGAATCGTCGGCGGCGCTTGGCTTTGGCTTTCGCTGCGGCTTTTTGGGCCTGCTCCACATGGAAATCATCCAGGAACGTCTGGAACGCGAATTCAATATCAACCTCATCACCACCGCGCCCTCGGTGAAATACGAAGTGCTCCTGCCAAACGGCGAGACCATCAAGATCGACAACCCGGCGCACTTGCCCGACAACGGCAAATACCAATCTATTACCGAGCCAGTGGTGACCGCGACGGTGCACGTGCCGCAGGAGTATGTCGGGCCGATCGTGCAGCTGTGTCAGTCGCGACGCGGCATGCAAAAAGATATTCATTATGATTCAAACGGCCGCGTCCGCGTGGTCTATGAGCTGCCGCTGGGAGAAATCGTGTTTGGCTTCTACGACAAGCTCAAGACGATTTCTCGCGGCTATGCGTCGCTCGACTACGAACCGCTCGGCATGCACGAAGCCGACTTGGTGCGGCTCGACGTCTTGGTCAATGGCGAGCGCGTCGATGCGCTGAGCGTGATTTCGCACCGCGACACCGCGTATCACCGGGGTGTCGAGCTGTGCAACAAAATGAAGGAAGTCGTGCCGCGGCAAATGTTTGACGTCGCGATTCAGGCGGCCATCGGCAGCCGCATCATCAGCCGGGTGACCGTCAAGGCCATCCGCAAGGACGTCACGGCCAAGTGCTATGGCGGCGACATTTCGCGCAAGCGCAAGCTGCTGGATAAGCAGAAGGAAGGCAAGAAGCGCATGAAGTCGGTCGGCTCGGTGGAGCTGCCGCAAGAGGCGTTTCTCGTCGTCTTAAAGGTGGATTAG
- a CDS encoding PilZ domain-containing protein, translating to MKSNRTALPVPALASDRRVHIRFDKLFPVLLSSELFGDMPAVARNVSSGGILVEVPTPLPLGTIMSVHFRDPGADVFGGDDDRDMVALAEVKHHYCINIGAERAVRAMGLRFTDFSLSLRFGARHAAIH from the coding sequence GTGAAATCAAATCGCACCGCTTTGCCGGTCCCCGCCCTCGCCAGTGACCGCCGGGTGCATATCCGCTTTGACAAGCTGTTTCCGGTCTTGCTCAGCAGCGAGCTGTTTGGCGACATGCCGGCCGTTGCCCGCAACGTGTCCAGCGGGGGCATTCTCGTCGAAGTGCCAACGCCGCTTCCGCTTGGCACCATCATGTCGGTGCATTTTCGCGATCCAGGCGCCGACGTTTTTGGTGGCGACGACGACCGCGACATGGTTGCGTTGGCCGAGGTCAAGCACCACTATTGCATCAACATTGGCGCCGAGCGTGCCGTGCGCGCCATGGGCCTTCGCTTTACCGATTTTTCGCTATCCCTGCGCTTTGGCGCGCGCCACGCGGCGATTCACTAG
- a CDS encoding HEAT repeat domain-containing protein: MMVQPLIARADVIADLAGQLEHSDYKVRLAAVLSLSKLNDLRASTALVTALGDRDKSVRSAAATGLGKLLRLGLADAAKVGAIAALTERKSDPDAGVRKQVERALAAVPVAQGAGGGSVFIDIGEMTTGPEHKAMRPAMDKSVRAAFGKTASTWELGAVGAKPVKLSKSQRGFHVGGSVVELKSQQSGKTATVTCKVSMFIATYPEKSMFGFLNGSASVQADAGDTAAASADCVVAVMEDLVTRKVIPTIKTRSGQ; this comes from the coding sequence GTGATGGTGCAGCCCCTCATCGCGCGCGCCGATGTCATCGCTGATCTCGCAGGGCAGCTCGAACATTCGGATTACAAAGTTAGGTTGGCGGCCGTGCTGTCGTTGTCAAAGCTAAATGATTTGCGCGCTTCAACGGCGCTCGTCACCGCGCTGGGCGATCGCGATAAGAGCGTGCGCAGCGCCGCCGCGACCGGCCTTGGCAAGTTGTTGCGGCTGGGCCTCGCCGACGCCGCGAAGGTCGGGGCGATCGCGGCCTTGACCGAGCGCAAGAGCGATCCCGATGCGGGCGTGCGCAAGCAGGTCGAGCGTGCGCTCGCCGCGGTGCCGGTGGCGCAAGGGGCCGGTGGCGGCAGCGTGTTTATCGATATTGGCGAGATGACCACAGGCCCCGAACACAAGGCGATGCGCCCCGCGATGGACAAGTCCGTGCGCGCGGCGTTCGGCAAGACGGCGAGCACATGGGAGCTGGGGGCGGTGGGGGCCAAGCCTGTCAAGCTCAGCAAATCGCAGCGCGGCTTTCACGTCGGCGGCTCGGTCGTCGAGCTCAAATCGCAGCAAAGTGGCAAAACCGCCACGGTCACGTGTAAGGTAAGCATGTTCATCGCCACGTACCCGGAGAAGAGCATGTTTGGTTTTCTCAATGGCAGCGCCAGCGTGCAAGCAGATGCGGGAGACACGGCGGCGGCGAGTGCGGACTGCGTGGTGGCGGTGATGGAGGATCTGGTGACGCGCAAAGTAATACCCACGATAAAAACCAGGAGCGGCCAATAA
- a CDS encoding TraB/GumN family protein, with translation MSNPAAVTKLTFGETTIHLLGTAHVSAQSVQEAKDLIEAVRPDVVCVELCQGRADALAKENAFRDLDVFRVIKDGKTLFLLSHLALSAYQRRMGAELGVRPGAEMIGAMEAAHAAGATVALVDRDVNTTLRRTWGNLSFWTKSRLLAELTFGGDEKGQVNAAEIERLKETKALSELLEEFSKALPEVKAPLIDERDRYMVSKIKEASVGHKQVVAVVGAAHVPGMTRAMNETVDREALEIIPPAALWWRIAQWAVPGLLVAVMIATFFMMDAGTAARSILDWVLPTSIAAAALTALAGGRLLSVLTAFVVAPIAAIHPLLGTAMVVGLVEAYVRKPTVRDCERIPDDTLTFAGFWRNTVTHILIVAVASGLGTAIGFWPGMVSYLAGVF, from the coding sequence ATGAGCAACCCCGCAGCGGTCACCAAGCTAACCTTTGGTGAGACGACCATCCACCTGCTGGGAACCGCCCACGTCTCAGCGCAAAGCGTCCAAGAGGCCAAGGACCTCATCGAGGCCGTCCGCCCCGACGTGGTGTGCGTCGAGCTTTGCCAGGGCCGCGCCGACGCGCTCGCCAAAGAAAATGCCTTTCGCGACCTCGACGTCTTTAGGGTGATCAAAGATGGCAAGACGTTATTCTTGTTGTCCCATCTCGCGCTGTCGGCCTATCAGCGGCGCATGGGCGCCGAGCTGGGCGTGCGGCCAGGCGCCGAGATGATCGGCGCGATGGAGGCCGCGCATGCCGCGGGCGCCACGGTTGCGCTGGTCGATCGCGACGTCAACACGACCTTGCGCCGCACGTGGGGCAACCTCAGCTTTTGGACCAAGTCCCGGCTGCTTGCCGAGCTAACCTTTGGCGGCGATGAAAAGGGGCAGGTCAACGCCGCGGAGATCGAGCGGCTCAAGGAAACCAAGGCGCTCTCCGAGCTGCTCGAGGAATTCTCCAAGGCGCTCCCCGAGGTCAAGGCCCCGCTCATCGATGAGCGCGATCGCTATATGGTCAGCAAGATCAAAGAAGCCAGCGTCGGCCATAAGCAAGTCGTCGCCGTGGTGGGCGCGGCGCATGTGCCGGGCATGACGCGCGCGATGAACGAAACCGTCGACCGTGAGGCGCTCGAGATTATTCCCCCGGCCGCGCTGTGGTGGCGCATCGCGCAGTGGGCGGTGCCTGGGCTCTTGGTGGCGGTCATGATCGCAACGTTTTTCATGATGGATGCCGGTACCGCCGCGCGCTCTATCCTGGACTGGGTGCTGCCAACGTCCATCGCCGCCGCCGCGCTCACGGCGTTGGCCGGCGGCCGCCTGTTGTCGGTGCTGACCGCCTTTGTCGTGGCCCCCATCGCCGCCATTCACCCCTTGCTCGGCACCGCCATGGTCGTCGGGCTGGTGGAAGCGTACGTGCGCAAGCCGACCGTCCGCGATTGCGAACGCATCCCGGACGATACTCTTACGTTTGCTGGTTTCTGGCGCAATACCGTCACCCACATCCTCATCGTCGCCGTCGCCTCGGGCCTTGGCACCGCGATTGGATTTTGGCCTGGCATGGTGTCCTACCTCGCAGGCGTTTTTTAA
- a CDS encoding gamma carbonic anhydrase family protein encodes MIKIFDGRAPQIASDVYIAETAAVIGQVRIGRGSSIWFGAVLRGDVMAIEIGEETSIQDNAVLHVTGGVSGTIVGNRVTVGHGAIVHACTVGDDCIIGMGSVLLDRAVIGAHCIIGAGAVVTPGTVIPPGSLVVGSPARVKREVTATERVWIRESAAHYVALAAKYREAP; translated from the coding sequence ATGATTAAAATATTTGACGGGCGCGCGCCGCAAATCGCGAGCGATGTCTATATCGCCGAAACCGCCGCGGTCATCGGGCAGGTAAGAATTGGTCGCGGTTCGTCGATTTGGTTTGGGGCGGTGCTGCGCGGCGACGTCATGGCGATCGAGATCGGCGAGGAAACGTCGATTCAGGACAACGCGGTGCTACATGTAACCGGCGGCGTGAGCGGCACGATCGTGGGCAACCGCGTTACCGTTGGCCATGGCGCCATCGTGCACGCGTGCACCGTTGGCGACGATTGCATCATCGGCATGGGCAGCGTCTTGCTCGACCGCGCGGTAATAGGCGCACATTGCATCATTGGTGCAGGTGCCGTCGTAACCCCAGGCACGGTGATCCCGCCCGGCAGCTTGGTGGTTGGCTCGCCGGCCCGCGTAAAGCGCGAGGTGACGGCTACGGAGCGGGTGTGGATCCGCGAGAGCGCCGCGCACTACGTCGCGCTTGCCGCGAAATACCGCGAGGCGCCGTGA
- a CDS encoding MaoC family dehydratase, translated as MQAGRFFEDFAIGQVLRHAVPRTVHGGDLALYIALTGDRRALSSSTEFAQGLGLVREMAPELLTFHLVFGKTVADISYNAVANLGYADVRFLEPVYPGDTLQAQSEVIGIKETSSGATGIVYVRTTGSNQRGQVVLQFVRWVLVPKRDPASPAAVAVVPSLPTEVAAARMPTPTFKLDRLGDLQWALGGTRWFDDYAEGEVIRHAGGMTLDESDHTFATRLYQNNARVHFDAQQMATSKFGRRLVYGGHVISVAHALSCSGLENVLYMAAWNSGTHVNPTFAGDTLSAWTEVLQATPVATHAGVGALRLRLCAAKNCADSAAVPVAPPLGSATPYDPRIVLSLDYWAIMPRRPGA; from the coding sequence ATGCAGGCAGGTCGTTTTTTCGAAGATTTTGCCATCGGGCAGGTGTTGCGCCACGCGGTGCCGCGCACCGTGCATGGTGGCGATCTCGCGCTCTATATCGCGCTGACCGGCGATCGGCGCGCGCTGAGCTCTTCGACGGAATTTGCGCAGGGGCTGGGGCTGGTGCGCGAGATGGCGCCCGAGCTGCTGACGTTTCATTTGGTGTTTGGCAAGACGGTCGCCGACATCTCGTATAATGCCGTTGCCAACCTAGGCTATGCGGATGTGCGGTTTCTCGAGCCGGTCTATCCGGGTGATACGCTACAGGCCCAGAGCGAAGTTATCGGCATCAAAGAAACCTCAAGCGGCGCGACGGGCATCGTCTATGTGCGCACGACCGGCAGCAACCAGCGCGGTCAGGTGGTCTTGCAGTTTGTGCGTTGGGTGCTGGTACCCAAACGCGACCCCGCAAGCCCCGCCGCGGTAGCCGTCGTACCTAGTTTGCCCACTGAGGTGGCCGCCGCGCGGATGCCAACGCCAACGTTTAAGCTCGATCGCCTCGGCGATCTCCAGTGGGCGCTTGGTGGCACGCGTTGGTTTGACGACTACGCCGAGGGCGAGGTGATCCGCCACGCCGGCGGGATGACGCTCGATGAGTCCGACCACACCTTCGCAACGCGGCTTTATCAAAACAACGCGCGCGTTCACTTCGATGCGCAGCAGATGGCGACGAGCAAGTTTGGGCGACGGCTGGTGTATGGCGGGCATGTCATTTCCGTGGCGCATGCGTTGTCATGTAGCGGCCTCGAGAACGTGCTCTACATGGCGGCGTGGAACAGCGGCACGCACGTCAATCCGACGTTCGCGGGCGACACGTTGTCGGCGTGGACCGAGGTCCTGCAGGCAACGCCGGTGGCGACGCACGCGGGCGTTGGCGCCTTGCGGTTGCGTCTGTGCGCCGCCAAAAATTGCGCCGACAGCGCCGCCGTACCGGTGGCGCCCCCGCTGGGCAGCGCAACGCCCTACGATCCGCGCATCGTCCTCTCGCTCGACTATTGGGCGATCATGCCGCGACGACCCGGCGCATAA
- the tmk gene encoding dTMP kinase, whose product MAAGRHLFCQGGRVHDGCQQGGALPSGASRRAGQGTRSQRQFGRARVCARHQARSKLCACQAGVRQGHRQTKLGDAASGHRRAGRRPCHFCPRLASAQVSTVATGRLIVLEGLDGAGTTTQAHRLVEALTAAGHHGVFTCQPSRGPIGTLLRAMLAGEHAQPHGDIDQRCFTLLFAADRLDHWSRTVAPALAQGAIVVSDRWTYSSLAYQATTVDEPWIAQANVHAATPDLVIFVRVGADVAAARRLAAGRSHELFDDLAMQREVERHYETVMARAQDAGVSVAMLDGERPLDEVTAAVWQAVAPLLPAPRK is encoded by the coding sequence ATGGCCGCAGGCCGCCACCTATTTTGCCAAGGCGGCCGCGTTCACGACGGATGCCAGCAAGGTGGCGCGCTACCAAGCGGCGCATCACGTCGCGCTGGGCAAGGAACTCGAAGCCAGCGGCAATTCGGGCGAGCACGAGTATGCGCTCGCCATCAAGCTCGATCCAAGCTTTGCGCCTGCCAAGCGGGCGTACGCCAAGGCCACCGGCAAACCAAACTTGGCGATGCTGCTAGCGGGCATCGGCGTGCTGGGCGTCGGCCTTGTCATTTTTGTCCTCGGTTGGCGAGTGCGCAAGTGAGCACGGTGGCGACGGGGCGCCTCATCGTGCTCGAAGGCCTTGATGGCGCTGGTACCACGACGCAGGCCCATCGCCTCGTCGAAGCCCTGACCGCCGCAGGGCATCACGGCGTCTTTACCTGCCAGCCCAGTCGCGGCCCCATTGGCACGTTGCTGCGCGCCATGCTCGCCGGCGAACACGCGCAGCCACACGGCGACATTGATCAGCGCTGCTTTACCTTGCTGTTTGCCGCTGACAGGCTCGACCATTGGTCGCGTACCGTGGCACCGGCCCTGGCGCAAGGCGCCATCGTGGTCTCAGATCGATGGACCTATTCGTCGCTCGCCTATCAGGCCACCACGGTCGACGAGCCTTGGATTGCGCAGGCCAACGTCCATGCTGCCACGCCAGACTTGGTGATTTTTGTTCGCGTCGGTGCCGACGTCGCCGCGGCGAGGCGGCTGGCCGCCGGCCGCAGCCACGAGCTCTTTGATGACCTCGCCATGCAACGCGAGGTCGAGCGGCATTACGAAACGGTCATGGCGCGGGCGCAAGACGCTGGCGTAAGCGTAGCCATGCTCGATGGTGAGCGTCCGCTTGACGAGGTTACGGCCGCGGTTTGGCAGGCGGTTGCGCCGCTGCTCCCGGCGCCGCGGAAGTAG
- the lepB gene encoding signal peptidase I yields MRCSKLYVNGEAIPQLRQDGVCEFYDTSEFGRDDCMRVSDSWSRCPCTRYREKLGDVVYDTNYDAGRLDAPTEPYISLSSDFPALPHAAPAASTPARFQCTEQRKGVDVVTKDRGVIGTYEPAAQVSEDPCGPRYHYKVPPGHVFAMGDNRDHSNDSRFWGPVPFAAIKGKAIFVFWSRGEPSGLRLERFGQFIH; encoded by the coding sequence ATGCGCTGCAGCAAGCTGTATGTCAACGGCGAGGCCATCCCGCAGCTGCGGCAGGACGGCGTCTGCGAATTCTATGACACCAGCGAGTTCGGACGCGATGATTGCATGCGCGTGTCGGATTCGTGGTCTCGGTGTCCATGCACGCGTTATCGCGAAAAGCTCGGCGACGTCGTGTATGACACCAACTACGACGCCGGGCGCCTCGACGCGCCCACCGAGCCATATATCAGCCTCAGTTCTGACTTTCCAGCGTTGCCGCACGCCGCGCCTGCCGCCAGCACGCCCGCGCGTTTTCAATGCACCGAACAACGCAAGGGGGTCGACGTCGTCACCAAAGATCGCGGCGTCATCGGCACCTATGAGCCCGCCGCACAGGTGAGCGAAGATCCATGCGGGCCGCGCTATCACTACAAAGTTCCGCCCGGGCACGTGTTCGCGATGGGCGACAATCGCGATCACTCCAACGACTCGCGCTTTTGGGGGCCGGTGCCGTTTGCGGCGATCAAGGGCAAGGCCATTTTTGTGTTTTGGTCTCGCGGCGAACCGAGCGGCCTGCGGCTCGAACGCTTTGGCCAATTCATTCACTAG
- a CDS encoding cyclic nucleotide-binding domain-containing protein: MSARPSISDIKTIPLFSGFGDSELEAVAALFVPAGLWQKENTADLIFDVGEPAMSFYLLTSGEVLLDRPGDDIYRLRPPALIGELGALTNLGRTCRASVDGEATVWAMDAAKLQAFFREQQEMGLRFLVNLLGVVADKVQRDQRRMADMRTNLVRTQKQLKKLRELVLDAPETPLSAPVHDALDVLISNNRRINYRVEPPPALAASLRTESGALTVLELSRTHFSVQWPKTAPVPSVDDWLTGVLDLAGAEIPVSGRVIRALSQRVTIELDLLIEEFGAAFEGYLTRLQLLDILV, from the coding sequence ATGTCGGCGCGCCCCAGCATCAGCGATATCAAGACCATCCCCCTGTTTTCGGGGTTTGGTGACAGCGAGCTCGAAGCCGTGGCCGCCTTGTTTGTGCCTGCCGGGCTGTGGCAAAAGGAAAACACTGCCGACCTCATTTTTGACGTTGGCGAGCCGGCCATGTCGTTTTATCTTTTGACCTCAGGCGAGGTTTTACTCGACCGGCCGGGCGACGACATCTACCGCCTGCGCCCCCCGGCGCTCATTGGCGAGCTTGGCGCGCTGACCAACCTTGGGCGAACGTGTCGGGCCTCGGTCGATGGCGAGGCGACGGTGTGGGCCATGGACGCCGCCAAGCTGCAGGCCTTTTTTCGCGAGCAGCAGGAGATGGGGCTGCGCTTCCTGGTTAATTTGCTTGGGGTGGTCGCCGACAAGGTTCAGCGCGATCAGCGCCGCATGGCCGACATGCGGACCAACCTGGTGCGTACCCAAAAACAGCTCAAAAAACTGCGCGAACTCGTGCTTGATGCGCCAGAAACGCCGCTCTCCGCGCCGGTGCACGACGCGCTCGACGTGCTGATTTCCAACAATCGGCGCATCAACTACCGCGTCGAGCCGCCGCCCGCGCTCGCGGCCAGCTTGCGCACCGAATCGGGCGCGCTTACCGTGCTCGAACTCTCGCGCACACACTTCTCGGTGCAGTGGCCCAAGACGGCGCCGGTGCCGTCGGTCGACGATTGGCTGACGGGTGTGCTCGATCTCGCCGGTGCCGAGATTCCGGTAAGCGGCCGCGTGATCCGTGCCCTATCGCAGCGGGTCACCATCGAGCTCGATTTGCTCATTGAAGAATTTGGCGCCGCCTTCGAAGGCTATCTCACGCGCCTGCAGCTGCTCGACATCCTTGTCTAA
- a CDS encoding TerC/Alx family metal homeostasis membrane protein: protein MMWFWIGYFVFVACLLALDLGVLNKGNKEPTLQSATAWTAGWVSLGLGFAVFVYAMYDNHWMGAGLAADGTVKLTGGDAAITYISAYLLEEALSVDNIFVISLLFSQYRVEPKYQHRVLFWGIIGAVVFRVLMLTGGAWLVKSFDWVFYFFGAYLAYAGLKLFKDEEAGDAPESPMDKSLVVRVLRKVVNITDKPHDGKFRIDVGDGTRALTSLAICLIAVELTDLVFALDSIPAVLAISNETFIMVTSNIFAIMGLRSLYFVLAGAMSKFHYLKYALAVLLILIGAKLIMHHHYKLPHVWSLTAIVVILAAGVVTSIISTRRQQPH, encoded by the coding sequence ATGATGTGGTTTTGGATTGGCTATTTTGTCTTCGTCGCATGCCTGCTGGCGCTCGACCTCGGCGTGCTCAACAAGGGCAACAAGGAGCCTACCTTACAAAGCGCCACGGCGTGGACCGCGGGCTGGGTCTCGCTGGGCCTTGGCTTCGCGGTGTTTGTCTACGCCATGTATGACAACCACTGGATGGGCGCGGGCCTCGCCGCGGACGGCACGGTCAAGCTGACCGGTGGCGACGCGGCGATCACGTATATCTCGGCCTACCTGCTCGAAGAGGCGCTCAGCGTCGACAACATCTTCGTCATCTCGCTGCTGTTCTCCCAGTATCGCGTCGAACCCAAGTACCAACACCGCGTGCTTTTTTGGGGCATCATCGGCGCGGTCGTCTTTCGCGTGCTGATGCTCACCGGCGGCGCGTGGCTGGTTAAGTCGTTTGATTGGGTCTTCTACTTTTTTGGCGCCTACCTCGCCTACGCGGGCCTTAAGCTGTTCAAGGACGAGGAGGCCGGGGACGCCCCCGAGAGCCCCATGGACAAGAGCCTCGTCGTGCGGGTGCTGCGCAAGGTGGTCAACATCACCGACAAGCCGCATGACGGCAAATTCCGCATCGACGTGGGCGATGGCACCCGTGCCCTCACCTCGCTCGCGATTTGCCTGATCGCGGTAGAGCTCACCGACTTGGTGTTTGCGCTCGATTCAATCCCGGCGGTGCTGGCGATCAGCAACGAGACCTTCATCATGGTGACGAGCAACATCTTTGCCATCATGGGCCTGCGCTCGCTCTACTTCGTGCTCGCGGGCGCGATGAGCAAGTTCCACTATCTCAAATACGCGCTCGCAGTTTTGCTCATTCTCATTGGCGCCAAGCTGATCATGCACCATCACTACAAGCTGCCCCACGTGTGGTCGTTGACCGCGATCGTCGTCATCCTCGCGGCTGGCGTCGTGACCTCAATCATCTCAACGCGCCGCCAACAGCCACACTAG